The following are encoded in a window of Gossypium raimondii isolate GPD5lz chromosome 13, ASM2569854v1, whole genome shotgun sequence genomic DNA:
- the LOC105781788 gene encoding uncharacterized protein LOC105781788: MDPGDEGMAMAEAVLETERESLRACQLALEAKISERAVLLRRKQVMGAKEAAKQKVVADFMLFIEAIEKNDMETTNRFDEKAMKNTILTMMNDDTGGFGKKK; this comes from the exons ATG GATCCAGGAGATGAAGGTATGGCTATGGCTGAGGCAGTTCTGGAAACGGAGAGAGAGTCGCTAAGAGCTTGTCAACTTGCACTTGAAGCGAAGATTAGCGAGCGTGCAGTGCTATTGAGAAGGAAGCAAGTGATGGGTGCAAAGGAGGCCGCCAAGCAAAAAGTGGTTGCTGATTTCATGCTCTTCATTGAAgcaattgagaaaaatgataTGGAGACTACCAACAGATTCGATgaaaaagcaatgaagaacacCATTCTTACAATGATGAATGATGATACTGGAGGATttggaaagaagaaatag
- the LOC105781666 gene encoding uncharacterized protein LOC105781666, whose product MFRISTTLILNAFVRGHLTSPKADVWRRRTKADFVDFYQYRPPPPTLLYIESFSAIMSHTSHHSPLFFQDPGGEVIAMAEAALETERESLRARQLALEAKISERAVLLKRKGMMAAKEAAKQKVVADFMLFIEATEKNDMETANKFDEKAMKNTIFTMMNDAGGFGKKK is encoded by the exons ATGTTTAGGATAAGCACGACCCTCATACTCAATGCCTTTGTCCGTGGGCACCTTACATCACCAAAGGCTGACGTTTGGCGCAGACGAACAAAAGCCGATTTCGTTGACTTTTATCAGTACCGGCCCCCACCTCCGACTCTCCTATATATTGAGTCTTTCAGCGCAATCATGTCTCATACTTCCCACCATTCTCCACTTTTCTTTCAG GATCCAGGAGGTGAAGTTATAGCTATGGCTGAGGCAGCGCTGGAAACGGAGAGAGAATCGCTAAGAGCTCGTCAACTTGCACTTGAAGCGAAGATTAGTGAGCGTGCAGTGCTATTGAAAAGGAAGGGAATGATGGCTGCAAAGGAGGCCGCTAAGCAAAAAGTGGTTGCTGATTTCATGCTCTTCATTGAAGCAACTGAGAAAAATGATATGGAGACTGCCAACAAGTTCGATgaaaaagcaatgaagaacacTATTTTCACTATGATGAACGATGCTGGAGGATttggaaagaagaaatag